A genome region from Schistocerca americana isolate TAMUIC-IGC-003095 chromosome 1, iqSchAmer2.1, whole genome shotgun sequence includes the following:
- the LOC124572674 gene encoding uncharacterized protein LOC124572674 produces the protein MERCSVDRDALLGPGATLRSLMGLWPLRGSGAARLCSALLAGFSLLCIACPVLSASLKLYMDPPRKIEETALSCFVAFICSVMWIKAAAVPALMGWVSSPLLSHGVHGGDHPSPDSKRQLPVSLWLPMEVHTSPTYEILYVAQSIGLTIAAESTVCIDIFFFHMMLVIGAELKVLNENISAVHKLRKETRKSKHQDCIYEYQATSETTMLSCGDSHTAGLLEQRLQQQLVDNIQHHQTLLRPELPVMDSEYG, from the exons ATGGAGCGCTGCAGCGTCGACCGAGATGCCCTGCTGGGTCCCGGAGCGACGCTGCGGAGCCTGATGGGCCTGTGGCCGCTGCGGGGTTCCGGAGCAGCGCGACTTTGCTCTGCCCTGCTGGCCGGTTTCTCGCTGCTCTGCATCGCCTGCCCCGTGCTCTCTGCCAGCCTCAAGCTCTACATGGACCCGCCACGAAAAATTGAGGAGACGGCACTTTCTTGTTTCGTGGCTTTCATTTGCAGCGTAATGTGGATCAAG GCGGCGGCGGTGCCTGCTTTGATGGGCTGGGTGTCGTCGCCGCTGCTGTCGCACGGGGTCCACGGGGGCGATCACCCATCGCCAGACAGCAAACGACAGCTGCCCGTCTCCCTCTGGCTGCCGATGGAAGTCCACACATCGCCCACCTACGAGATACTGTACGTGGCCCAGTCCATCGGTCTAACCATAGCGGCAGAATCTACAGTCTGCATCGACATTTTCTTTTTCCATATGATGCTGGTGATAGGAGCAGAGCTCAAAGTTTTGAACGAGAACATTTCTGCTGTGCATAAGCTTCGTAAGgagacaagaaagtcaaaacatcaAGACTGTATTTATGAATATCAGGCAACGAGTGAAACTACGATGCTGTCTTGTGGTGACTCTCATACAGCAGGCCTCCTAGAACAACGCTTGCAGCAGCAGCTGGTGGATAACATTCAGCACCATCAGACACTCCTCAG